A region of Streptomyces deccanensis DNA encodes the following proteins:
- the dtd gene encoding D-aminoacyl-tRNA deacylase codes for MRAVVQRVDGASVVVDGETVGAIEGEGLCVLVGVTHEDTKEKAAQLARKLWSVRMLHDEKSCSDVDAPLLVISQFTLYGDARKGRRPTWNAAAPGDVAEPLVDEVVAQLRSLGATVATGRFGASMRVSLTNDGPFTVLLEM; via the coding sequence ATGCGAGCGGTGGTGCAGAGGGTCGACGGCGCGAGTGTCGTCGTGGACGGCGAGACGGTCGGGGCGATCGAGGGCGAGGGGCTCTGCGTCCTCGTGGGGGTGACCCACGAGGACACCAAGGAGAAGGCGGCGCAGCTGGCCCGGAAGCTGTGGTCCGTGCGGATGCTGCACGACGAGAAGTCGTGCAGCGACGTGGACGCCCCGCTGCTGGTCATCAGCCAGTTCACGCTGTACGGGGACGCGCGCAAGGGCCGGCGGCCCACCTGGAACGCGGCGGCACCCGGGGACGTCGCCGAGCCGTTGGTGGACGAGGTCGTCGCCCAGCTGCGCTCGCTGGGGGCGACCGTGGCCACGGGACGGTTCGGCGCGTCCATGCGGGTGTCCCTGACGAACGACGGCCCGTTCACGGTGCTGCTGGAGATGTGA
- a CDS encoding YgfZ/GcvT domain-containing protein encodes MKSPLLSLPGAVPAEGVDEGVAAHYGDLFREQRALADGTGFVDLSHRGVIAVSGEDRLSWLHLLLTQHVSELPTGEATEALILSANGHIEHALYLVDDGTTVWAHVEPGTQEALLAYLESMKFFYRVDVADRTGDFAVVHLPAGSIAEVPEGTVVRETPYGRDLFLPRADLESYAEKTGPAAGLLAYEALRVEHHRPRLGFETDHRTIPHELGWIGTAVHLQKGCYRGQETVARVQNLGKPPRRLVFLHLDGSEVHLPPRGAEIRLADEGAEGRKLGFITTSVRHHELGPVALALVKRNIPVDARLLADTTAAAQEVVVEP; translated from the coding sequence ATGAAAAGCCCTCTGCTGTCCCTGCCCGGCGCCGTCCCCGCCGAGGGCGTGGACGAAGGCGTCGCCGCCCACTACGGCGACCTGTTCCGTGAACAGCGCGCCCTCGCCGACGGCACCGGATTCGTCGACCTCTCCCACCGGGGCGTGATCGCCGTCTCCGGGGAGGACCGGCTCAGCTGGCTGCACCTGCTGCTCACCCAGCACGTCAGCGAGCTGCCCACCGGCGAGGCCACCGAGGCGCTGATCCTCTCCGCCAACGGGCACATCGAGCACGCGCTGTACCTGGTCGACGACGGCACGACCGTCTGGGCCCACGTCGAGCCCGGCACCCAGGAGGCGCTGCTCGCCTACCTGGAGTCGATGAAGTTCTTCTACCGCGTCGACGTGGCCGACCGGACGGGCGACTTCGCGGTCGTCCACCTCCCGGCCGGTTCGATCGCCGAGGTCCCCGAGGGCACGGTCGTCCGCGAGACGCCGTACGGTCGTGATCTGTTCCTCCCGCGCGCGGACCTGGAGTCGTACGCGGAGAAGACGGGCCCCGCCGCCGGTCTGCTCGCCTACGAGGCGCTGCGGGTCGAGCACCACCGGCCCCGCCTCGGCTTCGAGACCGACCACCGCACGATCCCGCACGAGCTGGGCTGGATCGGCACGGCCGTGCACCTCCAGAAGGGCTGCTACCGGGGCCAGGAGACCGTCGCTCGGGTCCAGAACCTCGGCAAGCCCCCGCGCCGCCTCGTCTTCCTCCACCTGGACGGCAGCGAGGTCCACCTCCCGCCGCGCGGCGCGGAGATCCGGCTGGCGGACGAGGGCGCCGAGGGCCGCAAGCTCGGGTTCATCACCACCTCCGTACGCCACCACGAGCTGGGTCCGGTCGCCCTGGCCCTGGTCAAGCGCAACATCCCGGTCGACGCGCGACTGCTGGCGGACACGACGGCGGCGGCGCAGGAGGTCGTGGTCGAGCCGTAG
- a CDS encoding Fur family transcriptional regulator, which translates to MVSTQGTDWKSDLRQRGYRLTPQRQLVLEAVDALEHATPDAILVEVRKTASGVNISTVYRTLELLEELGLVSHAHLGHGAPTYHLADRHHHIHLVCRDCENVIEADVSVAQDFTAKLRETFGFDTDMKHFAIFGRCEDCTLKASSTKS; encoded by the coding sequence GTGGTGAGCACCCAAGGCACTGACTGGAAGAGCGACCTTCGGCAGCGCGGTTACCGGCTGACGCCGCAGCGGCAGCTCGTGCTCGAAGCCGTGGACGCCCTGGAGCACGCGACTCCTGACGCCATCCTCGTGGAAGTGCGGAAGACGGCGTCGGGGGTCAACATCTCCACGGTCTACCGGACCCTGGAGCTCCTGGAGGAGCTCGGGTTGGTCAGTCACGCCCATCTGGGGCACGGGGCGCCGACGTACCACCTGGCCGACCGGCACCACCACATCCATCTGGTCTGCCGGGACTGCGAGAACGTCATCGAGGCCGATGTCTCCGTGGCGCAGGACTTCACGGCCAAGCTGCGCGAGACCTTCGGGTTCGACACCGACATGAAGCACTTCGCGATCTTCGGCCGGTGCGAGGACTGCACACTCAAGGCTTCAAGTACCAAGTCGTAG
- a CDS encoding FABP family protein produces MIEIPSDLHKDLVPLAFLLGDWAGAGVHDFPGSEKCNFGQEVTFSHDGRDFLEYHSHTWVLDNDGNKVRPLETESGFWRVDADRKVEIVMTRDDGVVEVWYGELAKQKPQIDLVTDAVARTAASGPYSGGKRLYGYVNSDLMWVGEKATPDVELRPYMSAHLKKVVTPEDVERWAKALPDDMPDDGIAFFK; encoded by the coding sequence ATGATCGAGATCCCGTCCGACCTCCACAAGGACCTCGTCCCCCTCGCCTTCCTGCTCGGCGACTGGGCCGGCGCGGGCGTCCATGACTTCCCCGGCTCCGAGAAGTGCAACTTCGGTCAGGAGGTCACCTTCAGCCACGACGGCCGGGACTTCCTGGAGTACCACTCCCACACCTGGGTGCTGGACAACGACGGCAACAAGGTCCGTCCGCTGGAGACCGAGTCCGGGTTCTGGCGCGTGGACGCCGACCGCAAGGTCGAGATCGTCATGACCCGCGACGACGGCGTCGTCGAGGTCTGGTACGGCGAGCTGGCCAAGCAGAAGCCGCAGATCGACCTGGTCACGGACGCGGTCGCCCGCACGGCGGCCTCCGGCCCCTACAGCGGCGGCAAGCGGCTCTACGGCTACGTCAACAGCGACCTGATGTGGGTCGGCGAGAAGGCCACCCCCGACGTCGAGCTGCGCCCCTACATGTCCGCACACCTGAAGAAGGTCGTCACCCCCGAGGACGTCGAACGCTGGGCCAAGGCCCTGCCCGACGACATGCCGGACGACGGCATCGCGTTCTTCAAGTAG
- a CDS encoding N-6 DNA methylase, whose translation MTTGSGAHSRGTAAMSGALLSRPEIARLAGVKRPAVTNWERRYPEYPAPVGGDPELFRADEVLAWLASRTIPANALLPDEPVGTTYGDRFRAGLTGGTAGSLLRAVERLAGPDADRMRGPMPLDQYLHFLLYLVMVRVVEEAEGLAKVVDAFATADDAYDFPAKDFPRPLLTELSDTLERTPSGSEQEAREAFDHVLTLWRAAYAREGGAFLTPPSVSRVMAEALAALRPGAVYVEDPYARAGELLVAYLHAVAAHGGAEPPRVAGQVPGNMERQVAEWSLRVHHGLRAQLGEGPVTPALDPLGLRGEFDVLLTNPPFGRLPEDVTPPPYWTYGPARRTEYDWLQYAVARLAPDGRAAVLMPAGASFNTGAAETVRGGLVAAGAVECVIALPAGLFTLTAVKTQIWFLRAPGSGGTPDPNVLFVVGEHLGHQVTRTQWALSDDDIARLVGEYVSWHRTDAAGNAFEGTPGLSRAVPVADIVEQGHSLDPVRYVRPPEPGSAVHAAGPDEIRGRLAGLTDEIAALRARADAAEAEAARWLGRYGL comes from the coding sequence ATGACGACCGGCTCCGGTGCGCACTCACGCGGCACGGCGGCGATGTCGGGTGCGTTGCTGTCCCGGCCCGAGATCGCGCGCCTCGCGGGGGTGAAACGTCCCGCCGTCACCAACTGGGAACGGCGCTACCCGGAGTATCCCGCTCCGGTCGGTGGAGACCCCGAGCTGTTCCGCGCCGACGAGGTGCTGGCATGGCTGGCCTCCCGTACCATCCCGGCGAACGCCCTGCTTCCCGACGAGCCTGTGGGCACGACCTACGGTGACCGGTTCCGTGCGGGCCTGACCGGCGGGACGGCCGGCAGTCTGCTCCGGGCGGTCGAGCGGCTCGCGGGACCGGACGCGGACCGGATGCGGGGGCCGATGCCGTTGGACCAATATCTCCACTTCCTGTTGTACCTCGTCATGGTCCGGGTGGTGGAGGAGGCCGAGGGCTTGGCCAAGGTCGTAGACGCCTTCGCCACGGCGGACGACGCGTACGACTTCCCGGCGAAGGACTTTCCGCGCCCCCTGCTGACCGAGCTGTCCGACACGCTGGAGCGCACCCCCAGCGGGTCCGAGCAGGAAGCCCGCGAGGCGTTCGACCACGTTCTGACACTGTGGCGTGCCGCGTACGCACGGGAGGGCGGCGCGTTTCTCACCCCGCCCTCCGTCAGCCGGGTCATGGCCGAAGCCCTGGCTGCCCTTCGGCCCGGGGCGGTGTACGTGGAAGACCCGTACGCCCGCGCCGGCGAACTGCTCGTCGCCTACCTGCACGCGGTCGCCGCCCACGGCGGCGCCGAACCGCCTCGGGTCGCCGGCCAGGTGCCGGGGAACATGGAGCGCCAGGTGGCGGAGTGGAGCCTGCGCGTCCATCACGGGCTCAGGGCGCAGCTCGGCGAGGGGCCCGTCACCCCGGCACTCGATCCCCTCGGCCTTCGGGGCGAATTCGACGTGCTCCTCACCAACCCTCCCTTCGGCCGCCTCCCGGAGGACGTGACCCCGCCCCCGTACTGGACGTACGGCCCCGCCCGCCGGACCGAGTACGACTGGCTCCAGTACGCCGTCGCACGGCTCGCACCCGATGGCCGGGCCGCCGTGCTGATGCCGGCCGGAGCCTCGTTCAACACCGGGGCCGCCGAGACGGTACGCGGAGGGCTCGTGGCGGCCGGAGCCGTGGAGTGTGTGATCGCGCTGCCCGCCGGGCTGTTCACGCTCACGGCCGTCAAGACGCAGATCTGGTTCCTGCGCGCCCCCGGCTCCGGTGGAACCCCCGACCCCAACGTGCTGTTCGTGGTCGGCGAGCACCTCGGACACCAGGTCACCCGGACCCAGTGGGCCCTGTCCGACGACGACATCGCCCGGCTGGTGGGGGAGTACGTGTCCTGGCACCGGACAGACGCGGCCGGGAACGCCTTTGAGGGCACCCCGGGCCTGAGCCGGGCCGTGCCGGTGGCGGACATCGTGGAGCAGGGCCACAGCCTGGATCCCGTGAGGTACGTCCGACCTCCAGAGCCGGGCTCCGCCGTCCACGCGGCCGGCCCGGATGAGATCCGGGGGCGGCTCGCGGGGCTGACCGACGAGATCGCGGCCCTGCGCGCTCGGGCGGACGCGGCCGAGGCCGAGGCAGCCCGGTGGCTCGGGAGGTACGGACTGTGA
- a CDS encoding restriction endonuclease subunit S — MTDRRTGSSPLPSGWPICLLKDLWASAQAGPGRRPEDKDLTRADGGVPVVLPRDLRGLRIVTGEPWDVPAIPWDRARTLAKYELTEGDILLTRTGTVGPCALVTGEHTGWLFHPNLVRLRLPETGLVQAAYLAAYLSATTAQDWIRARTAGSVIPSLSIRTLGELPVVLPPLAEQEVIGATLAALDDKIQVHSEITRATRAYRAVLADALLNGVLSADPLTLPGPP, encoded by the coding sequence GTGACGGACCGACGGACCGGGTCGTCTCCGCTGCCGAGCGGCTGGCCGATCTGCTTGTTGAAAGACCTGTGGGCCTCAGCCCAGGCTGGCCCGGGTCGGCGTCCTGAGGACAAGGACCTCACCCGGGCCGACGGTGGCGTCCCCGTCGTACTGCCACGCGACCTTCGGGGTCTGAGGATCGTCACCGGAGAACCCTGGGACGTCCCCGCGATCCCGTGGGACCGGGCGCGGACACTGGCGAAGTACGAACTCACCGAAGGGGACATTCTCCTCACCCGTACCGGCACCGTGGGGCCCTGCGCACTGGTCACCGGGGAGCACACGGGCTGGCTGTTCCACCCCAACCTGGTGCGGCTCAGGCTGCCAGAGACGGGACTCGTCCAAGCCGCGTACCTCGCCGCTTATCTGAGTGCGACCACGGCACAGGACTGGATCCGGGCCCGGACGGCCGGTTCGGTGATCCCTTCGCTGAGCATCCGCACTCTGGGGGAGCTGCCCGTCGTCCTGCCACCGCTCGCCGAGCAGGAGGTGATCGGTGCGACGCTCGCCGCGCTCGACGACAAGATCCAGGTGCATTCCGAGATCACCCGCGCCACCCGTGCCTACCGCGCTGTGCTCGCCGACGCCTTGCTGAACGGTGTCCTCTCGGCGGACCCCCTGACCCTGCCCGGCCCGCCCTAG
- a CDS encoding HAD family hydrolase, with the protein MTAETDALRELRELITPVRFVLWDLDGPICRLFSGHPAHQVARDLVALIDRRGLGGLLTERERGTADPQVVLLGLGRRHPSSDLIIDVEEWLTQQELTAAPKAYPTTWADPLIRTWSRRARFAITTNNSALAAARYIETRGLTDCFPYIYGRTRDLDRMKPHPHTLRQALNAMGAEPSRSLMLGDAPTDFEAAREAGVPFLGYARNERKLKALLEVGVPLSHTVNSLKPVLDVLRTHLPDQA; encoded by the coding sequence GTGACAGCAGAGACAGACGCCCTTCGAGAGCTTCGAGAACTGATCACGCCCGTCCGCTTCGTGCTCTGGGACCTGGACGGGCCGATCTGCCGACTGTTCTCCGGGCACCCCGCGCACCAAGTGGCCCGGGATCTGGTGGCGTTGATCGACAGGCGTGGGCTGGGCGGTCTGCTGACCGAGCGGGAGCGGGGCACGGCCGACCCGCAGGTGGTGCTCCTGGGGCTGGGCCGGCGTCATCCGAGCAGCGACCTGATCATCGACGTGGAGGAGTGGCTCACCCAGCAGGAGCTGACCGCGGCGCCCAAGGCGTACCCCACCACCTGGGCCGACCCGCTCATCCGGACCTGGTCGCGGCGGGCGAGGTTCGCCATCACGACCAACAACTCCGCGCTCGCGGCCGCCCGTTACATCGAGACCCGGGGTCTCACCGACTGCTTCCCCTACATCTACGGCCGTACGCGCGACCTCGACCGCATGAAGCCGCACCCCCACACCCTGCGCCAGGCCCTCAACGCGATGGGCGCCGAACCGTCACGCTCCCTCATGCTCGGCGACGCCCCCACCGATTTCGAGGCCGCCCGTGAAGCCGGCGTTCCGTTCCTGGGCTACGCGCGTAACGAACGCAAGCTCAAGGCTCTCCTGGAAGTGGGCGTCCCTCTCTCCCACACGGTGAACTCCCTGAAACCGGTCCTGGACGTCCTCCGCACCCACCTCCCGGATCAGGCCTGA
- a CDS encoding winged helix-turn-helix domain-containing protein, with the protein MADVLRGRIRSGELRPGQRMPTQAKLADEFGVERGAVRQALRILQSEHLLTNVSKGSPATVAPRLGAAAVGGPGAAPRPTMVELGPRISAAFAAPHVKIDALCLTSVSLTLAVGESLREIHAGRIKPARVDVRVMLPSRDIPLAFPAPVDASVDGRLQRRWLAQRNAQGQVLKHNLLALRSTHGVDVHVSFRALPFTPPVKLYLLNGQEALFAYYTVQRKEAEVDSEQLEMYDAEGTQSTLFAFERSAGAAPRDTTFVEQSRLWFDALWETISSDLLLTS; encoded by the coding sequence GTGGCTGACGTGTTGCGCGGCCGGATCAGGTCCGGCGAGCTGCGACCGGGACAGCGCATGCCCACGCAGGCGAAGCTGGCCGACGAGTTCGGCGTGGAACGCGGTGCCGTACGGCAGGCCTTGCGCATCCTGCAGTCGGAGCACCTGCTGACCAACGTTTCCAAGGGCAGTCCGGCGACTGTCGCCCCCCGCCTGGGCGCGGCGGCCGTCGGCGGTCCGGGAGCCGCCCCACGGCCGACGATGGTGGAGCTCGGCCCTCGCATATCCGCCGCCTTCGCGGCCCCGCACGTGAAGATCGACGCCCTCTGTCTGACCTCCGTGTCCCTCACGCTCGCCGTGGGTGAGTCGTTGCGCGAGATTCACGCGGGGCGCATAAAACCGGCCAGGGTCGACGTCCGGGTGATGCTGCCCAGCCGTGACATCCCGCTGGCCTTCCCGGCCCCGGTCGACGCGTCGGTCGACGGCCGGCTGCAGCGCCGCTGGCTCGCCCAGCGCAACGCCCAGGGGCAGGTGCTCAAGCACAACCTGCTGGCGTTACGGTCCACGCACGGCGTGGACGTCCATGTGTCCTTCCGCGCCCTGCCGTTCACCCCGCCCGTGAAGCTGTACCTCCTCAACGGCCAGGAGGCGCTGTTCGCGTACTACACGGTGCAGCGGAAGGAGGCCGAGGTGGACAGTGAGCAGCTGGAGATGTACGACGCCGAGGGCACGCAGTCCACGCTGTTCGCGTTCGAGCGGAGCGCGGGCGCGGCGCCTCGGGACACGACCTTCGTCGAACAGTCCCGCCTCTGGTTCGACGCGCTCTGGGAGACCATCAGCTCGGACCTGCTGCTCACGAGCTGA
- a CDS encoding GNAT family N-acetyltransferase encodes MSPSHDTAVRPVTDDEIPAWLNALNIGFLRAPETLTPQELKDRSSHIDPSRTLAAFDPTAPARQPVATFRSFPQELTAVGGRPVPADAISNVTVSPTHRRRGLLTRMMAQDLTAAKDRGDVVATLIAAEYPIYGRYGFGPATWTTEWTIDVTRTGLDPRWSGPADGGRVDLVDGATVRALGPALHDRLRAALPGAVSRDERWWRVNTGDLRLHGSWTEPFYAVYRSAAGEVEGMVSYEADDTWQMKQPQNTADVNWLIATTPAAERALWHYLCSIDWITKVKCGWRAPDDLLPHFFPDPRAVSVTTHADWLWVRILDVVRALEARTYAGTGTLVLEVVDGGGFADGRYRLDAGPDGASCVPTSEDGDLVLEVADLATLWLGDESAVRLAALGRVREQRKGAASVADALLRTSRRPWCPDIF; translated from the coding sequence ATGAGCCCCTCCCACGACACAGCCGTACGCCCCGTCACCGACGACGAGATCCCGGCCTGGCTGAACGCGCTGAACATCGGCTTCCTCCGAGCCCCGGAAACCCTGACCCCCCAGGAGCTCAAGGACCGCTCGTCCCACATAGACCCGTCCCGAACGCTCGCCGCGTTCGACCCCACCGCCCCCGCCCGCCAGCCCGTGGCGACCTTCCGCTCCTTCCCCCAGGAGCTCACCGCCGTCGGCGGCCGCCCCGTCCCCGCCGACGCCATCTCGAACGTCACGGTCAGCCCCACCCACCGCCGCCGGGGCCTGCTCACGCGGATGATGGCCCAGGACCTCACCGCCGCGAAGGACCGCGGCGACGTCGTCGCCACCCTGATCGCCGCCGAGTACCCCATCTACGGCCGCTACGGCTTCGGCCCCGCCACCTGGACCACCGAGTGGACCATCGACGTCACCCGCACCGGCCTGGACCCCCGCTGGTCCGGCCCGGCGGACGGCGGCCGCGTCGACCTCGTGGACGGCGCGACCGTACGCGCCCTCGGCCCCGCCCTCCACGACCGCCTGCGCGCCGCGCTGCCGGGCGCGGTGAGCCGCGACGAGCGCTGGTGGCGGGTCAACACGGGCGACCTGCGGCTCCACGGCTCCTGGACCGAGCCCTTCTACGCCGTCTACCGCTCGGCGGCCGGCGAGGTCGAGGGCATGGTCTCGTACGAGGCGGACGACACCTGGCAGATGAAGCAGCCGCAGAACACGGCCGACGTCAACTGGCTGATCGCGACGACCCCCGCCGCCGAGCGCGCCCTGTGGCACTACCTCTGCTCGATCGACTGGATCACCAAGGTCAAGTGCGGCTGGCGGGCCCCCGACGACCTCCTGCCGCACTTCTTCCCCGACCCGCGCGCCGTGAGCGTCACCACCCACGCGGACTGGCTGTGGGTGCGGATCCTGGACGTCGTACGGGCGCTGGAGGCGCGTACGTACGCGGGGACCGGGACGCTGGTGCTGGAGGTGGTGGACGGGGGCGGCTTCGCCGACGGGCGGTACCGGCTGGACGCGGGCCCGGACGGGGCGAGTTGTGTGCCGACGAGCGAGGACGGCGACCTCGTCCTGGAGGTCGCGGACCTGGCGACGCTGTGGCTCGGCGACGAGTCGGCCGTACGGCTCGCGGCGCTCGGGCGGGTGCGGGAACAGCGGAAGGGCGCCGCCTCCGTGGCCGACGCCCTGCTGCGGACGTCCAGGCGCCCGTGGTGCCCGGACATCTTCTGA
- a CDS encoding winged helix-turn-helix domain-containing protein, translating into MNGSKKLSSQEIAATLRERIRGGDLRPGERLPTQAELAEEFGVERGTVRQALRALQDDGLLSNVSKGSPPRVAEVGHAPRVEAPQPTMVSLAPRLAEAFSAPHVRVDAACLTAETLMLALGEPVRLIHEGTIRPESIDVRILLPSRKINLAFPVPVEARGEADEEDPVHRRWLDQRNAQIRVLRHNLQALRTSHELDVRVTFRALPFTPPVKLYLLNGREALIAYYMLMKREEQMDDGPLQMYDAFGTQSLLFSFEKETGPRDAAFVDQSQQWFNALWETITTDLTLS; encoded by the coding sequence GTGAACGGCAGCAAAAAGCTCTCGTCCCAGGAGATCGCCGCCACCCTGCGGGAGCGCATCCGCGGCGGCGACCTCCGCCCCGGCGAGCGCCTGCCCACCCAGGCCGAACTGGCGGAGGAGTTCGGCGTGGAGCGCGGCACGGTCCGCCAGGCCCTGCGCGCCCTCCAGGACGACGGGCTGCTGAGCAACGTGAGCAAGGGGAGCCCGCCCCGGGTCGCCGAGGTCGGCCACGCCCCCCGGGTCGAAGCGCCGCAGCCCACGATGGTGAGCCTCGCGCCCCGCCTGGCCGAGGCGTTCTCCGCACCGCACGTCCGCGTCGACGCGGCCTGTCTCACCGCGGAGACCCTGATGCTGGCCCTCGGCGAACCGGTCCGCCTCATCCATGAGGGAACGATCCGCCCCGAGTCCATCGACGTACGCATTCTCCTTCCTTCCCGGAAGATCAACCTGGCGTTCCCGGTGCCGGTGGAGGCGCGGGGCGAGGCGGACGAGGAGGACCCCGTCCACCGGCGCTGGCTCGACCAGCGCAACGCCCAGATCCGCGTCCTGCGCCACAACCTCCAGGCCCTGCGCACCTCGCACGAGCTCGACGTCCGGGTGACCTTCCGGGCCCTGCCCTTCACGCCGCCCGTCAAGCTGTACCTCCTCAACGGGCGGGAGGCCCTGATCGCCTACTACATGCTCATGAAGCGCGAGGAGCAGATGGACGACGGCCCCCTGCAGATGTACGACGCGTTCGGCACCCAGTCCCTCCTCTTCTCCTTCGAGAAGGAGACCGGTCCCCGCGACGCCGCCTTCGTCGATCAGTCCCAGCAATGGTTCAACGCCCTCTGGGAAACCATCACGACGGACCTGACACTCTCCTAG
- a CDS encoding AmfC protein translates to MSTSSTGQPPGTATFTRTTPGPGPGVRRPPVQRTDSGPLPPPDQAEHELARLRLPELRTLRRDAQRDEADLSYLRRLLQGRIDILRAELARRGGAADPTAPSSGSAEPSALVDRLSAILTDAPARHRSSARHVTVGTPHGEEYRRLAAEMLDEVELSDLGARTDEELTAGLARLVHHEQQISGRRQHLQRTADDCSAEIARRYREGEAQVDDLLT, encoded by the coding sequence ATGAGCACATCGAGTACCGGGCAGCCCCCGGGGACTGCGACGTTTACCCGTACGACGCCGGGGCCCGGCCCCGGCGTGCGTCGGCCACCGGTCCAGCGCACGGACAGCGGACCACTGCCGCCGCCGGATCAGGCCGAGCACGAGCTGGCCCGGCTGCGGCTGCCCGAACTGCGCACGCTGCGCCGGGACGCCCAGCGGGACGAGGCCGACCTCAGTTATCTGCGGCGGCTGCTCCAGGGCCGTATCGACATCCTGCGCGCCGAACTGGCCCGCCGGGGCGGTGCGGCGGATCCCACGGCACCGTCGTCGGGCTCGGCTGAGCCCTCGGCGCTCGTGGACAGGCTGTCGGCGATCCTCACGGACGCCCCGGCCCGGCACCGTTCCTCGGCCCGCCATGTCACGGTGGGCACGCCGCACGGAGAGGAGTACCGTCGGCTGGCCGCCGAGATGCTGGACGAGGTCGAACTCTCCGACCTCGGGGCCCGCACCGACGAGGAGCTCACCGCGGGCCTCGCCCGCCTCGTCCACCACGAGCAGCAGATCTCCGGCCGCCGCCAGCACCTGCAGCGCACGGCGGACGACTGCAGCGCCGAGATCGCCCGTCGCTACCGGGAGGGTGAGGCGCAGGTGGATGATCTGCTGACGTAG